In a single window of the Gadus macrocephalus chromosome 6, ASM3116895v1 genome:
- the nkx2.7 gene encoding NK2 transcription factor related 7, giving the protein MSFHTVALTPFSVKDILQLDLYHTSEDRLLLSARAASMPRLDVARPEGALARLESDCGDQRVSGTPWKRTGNLDTRRTLLLPEVKANDRETSGHYISPRPVKPKAAPPPRPRVLFSAAQVAQLEQRFTQQRYLCAEQRNVLAHLLELTSTQVKIWFQNRRYKCKRQRQDQSLELAGYPALSHHPRRVSVPVLVRDGQLVCQAAGARAAAGQSGGALGPSGPGCGYYRHTDALYGYNNNNNNNNNNNNNNNNNNNNVSVACLTHLTAAQTADRHPADLGLVDTRYGPSNGTFSFGHIQPSRGWLD; this is encoded by the exons ATGAGTTTCCATACCGTCGCGTTAACGCCGTTTTCAGTCAAGGACATACTTCAGCTGGACCTTTATCACACATCTGAGGACCGGCTCCTGCTGTCTGCTCGTGCCGCCTCCATGCCCCGTTTGGACGTCGCCCGACCGGAAGGCGCTCTCGCCAGGCTGGAGAGTGATTGCGGGGATCAGCGCGTTTCGGGGACGCCGTGGAAACGCACCGGGAACCTCGATACCCGGAGAACCCTGTTGTTACCAGAAGTTAAAGCTAATGACCGGG aaACAAGCGGCCACTACATTTCTCCTCGCCCCGTGAAGCCCAAGGCCGCACCGCCACCACGGCCTCGCGTTCTGTTCTCCGCGGCTCAGGTGGCGCAGCTGGAGCAGCGCTTCACGCAGCAGCGCTACCTCTGCGCGGAGCAGCGGAACGTCCTGGCGCACCTGCTGGAGCTGACGTCCACGCAGGTCAAGATATGGTTTCAGAACAGGAGGTACAAATGCAAGCGGCAACGGCAAGACCAGTCGTTGGAGCTAGCGGGCTACCCGGCCCTCTCACACCACCCGAGGAGAGTGTCGGTCCCGGTGTTGGTCCGGGACGGGCAGCTCGTCTGCCAGGCCGCAGGGGCCCGTGCAGCGGCAGGGCAGAGCGGTGGGGCCCTCGGTCCCTCCGGTCCCGGCTGTGGATATTACCGCCACACCGACGCCTTGTAcggctacaacaacaacaacaacaacaacaacaacaacaacaacaacaacaacaacaacaacaacaacgtgtcTGTCGCTTGTCTCACCCACCTAACCGCCGCTCAGACGGCTGACCGCCACCCGGCTGACCTGGGCCTGGTGGACACTCGTTACGGACCTTCTAACGGGACGTTCAGCTTCGGACACATTCAGCCGTCAAGAGGTTGGCTCGATTAG